The Hyphomicrobiales bacterium genome has a window encoding:
- a CDS encoding Amino acid ABC transporter membrane protein 2 (PAAT family) yields the protein MQSWLTPGSFLFEAWQARGGLLAGLGVTLLSAALSIVIATICGALMGIALTFGWRWLRLLARLYVDLVRGIPVLVLILFTYYGLALFGINIAAFWAGVIALGVFATAHVAENFRGAVESVPAGQMEAAKAIGLTFPKRLWYVILPQAFRRMLPPWVNTGLEIVKGTTLLSVIGVVELLLASQQVMARNYMIVDFYLLATAVYLVINFAIAQFGGLLERRFSYLRY from the coding sequence ATGCAATCCTGGCTGACTCCCGGCAGTTTCCTGTTCGAGGCCTGGCAGGCACGGGGCGGCCTTCTGGCCGGCCTCGGCGTTACCCTGCTCAGCGCCGCATTGAGCATCGTCATCGCCACGATATGCGGCGCGCTGATGGGCATCGCGCTCACATTCGGCTGGCGCTGGCTGCGCCTGCTCGCGCGCCTCTATGTCGATCTGGTCCGCGGTATCCCGGTGCTCGTCCTGATCCTGTTCACCTATTACGGGCTGGCGCTCTTCGGCATCAACATCGCGGCGTTCTGGGCCGGCGTGATCGCGCTCGGCGTCTTCGCCACGGCCCATGTCGCGGAGAACTTCCGGGGTGCGGTCGAATCCGTTCCGGCCGGACAGATGGAGGCCGCCAAGGCGATCGGCCTCACCTTTCCCAAGCGCCTCTGGTACGTCATCCTGCCGCAGGCCTTCCGCCGCATGCTGCCGCCCTGGGTGAATACCGGCCTCGAGATCGTGAAGGGCACGACGCTGCTCTCCGTGATCGGCGTGGTCGAGCTGTTGCTGGCCTCGCAGCAGGTCATGGCCAGAAACTACATGATCGTCGATTTCTACCTGCTCGCCACCGCTGTCTATCTGGTCATCAACTTCGCGATCGCGCAGTTCGGCGGCCTGCTGGAGCGGCGCTTCTCCTATCTGCGTTACTGA
- a CDS encoding Amino acid ABC transporter membrane protein 1 (PAAT family): MAGGMIDYHFDWSVIVRNAGKLTDALLLGLELAFISLAIGCVIGLLAAYARLSGKWWLSRPVWLYVEFIRCTPLLLLVFFLYFGLPELNITFLNKTQSFVLSLSLYAGAYMSEVFRAGLASIPKQYVEAAKAIGLRPLQRQAYVVLPVMFRITLPSVTNNLISLFKDTSLAAAIAVPELTFTARQINANTFRVMEAWLTASALYLLTSYLIAFLLRQLERRYAAIR; this comes from the coding sequence ATGGCGGGCGGCATGATCGACTATCATTTTGACTGGAGCGTCATCGTCCGCAACGCGGGTAAACTGACCGATGCCCTGCTGCTCGGCCTGGAACTCGCCTTCATATCGCTCGCGATCGGTTGCGTCATCGGCCTGTTGGCTGCCTATGCGCGCCTGTCCGGCAAATGGTGGCTGTCCCGGCCGGTGTGGCTCTATGTCGAGTTCATCCGCTGCACGCCGCTGCTGCTGCTCGTCTTCTTCCTTTATTTCGGCCTGCCCGAGCTCAACATCACGTTCCTAAACAAGACGCAGAGCTTCGTCCTGTCCCTCTCGCTTTATGCGGGGGCCTATATGTCGGAGGTCTTTCGCGCCGGCCTCGCCTCGATCCCGAAGCAATATGTCGAGGCGGCCAAGGCGATCGGCCTGCGCCCCCTGCAGCGGCAGGCCTATGTCGTGCTGCCGGTGATGTTCCGCATCACCCTGCCTTCCGTGACAAACAACCTGATCTCGCTGTTCAAGGACACGTCTCTGGCGGCAGCGATCGCGGTGCCGGAGCTCACCTTCACCGCGCGCCAGATCAACGCCAACACCTTCCGGGTGATGGAAGCCTGGCTCACCGCCAGCGCGCTCTATCTGCTGACCTCCTATCTCATCGCGTTCCTGCTGAGACAGCTCGAGCGACGCTATGCGGCGATCCGCTGA
- a CDS encoding ABC transporter substrate-binding protein produces the protein MDTHNTKAAPADDTDAILERRSLLGLGLAGAAIGGLAAGSLATTPANAQTAAKSKLYTIKERGKLIVGTGSTNPPWHFQDANGKLAGMDIDLARLIAKSLFDDPEKVEFVIQGSDARIPSLVTDKVDIVVQWMTVTPGRAQQVEFTHPYYREGNGLLMLARGGKYKNFEELKAAGKDVTVGGMQNVFLEEWIHKALPNAKVDAFESPDAAIQALNARRIDAAMQDQSAMRWLMQQAPGRFVDSGFGWMPNSYASAVKPGDPIWLNWVNTVYKEAMVGVDFDYFAASYKKWFGIELPIPRVGFPQEFA, from the coding sequence ATGGACACCCACAACACGAAAGCAGCTCCGGCCGACGACACCGACGCGATTTTGGAGCGCCGCAGCCTGCTCGGTCTCGGCCTCGCCGGCGCCGCCATCGGCGGCCTGGCTGCCGGAAGTCTCGCGACGACCCCGGCGAATGCCCAGACGGCCGCGAAAAGCAAGCTGTATACGATCAAGGAGCGCGGCAAGCTCATCGTCGGCACCGGCAGCACCAACCCGCCATGGCATTTCCAGGATGCCAACGGCAAGCTGGCCGGAATGGACATCGATCTCGCCCGCCTGATCGCCAAGAGCCTGTTCGACGATCCGGAGAAGGTCGAGTTCGTCATCCAGGGATCCGACGCCCGGATTCCCAGCCTCGTCACCGACAAGGTCGATATCGTGGTGCAATGGATGACCGTCACGCCGGGCCGGGCCCAGCAGGTCGAGTTCACCCACCCCTACTACCGCGAAGGCAACGGCCTGCTGATGCTGGCGCGCGGCGGCAAGTACAAGAATTTCGAGGAGCTCAAGGCCGCCGGCAAGGACGTCACGGTCGGCGGCATGCAGAACGTGTTCCTCGAAGAGTGGATCCACAAGGCGCTGCCGAATGCGAAGGTCGACGCCTTCGAAAGCCCGGACGCCGCCATCCAGGCCCTGAACGCGCGCCGGATCGACGCCGCGATGCAGGATCAATCGGCCATGCGCTGGCTGATGCAGCAGGCCCCCGGCCGCTTCGTCGATTCCGGCTTCGGCTGGATGCCGAACTCCTACGCCTCCGCAGTGAAGCCCGGCGATCCGATTTGGCTGAACTGGGTGAACACCGTCTACAAGGAAGCGATGGTGGGCGTGGATTTCGATTACTTCGCCGCCTCCTACAAGAAGTGGTTCGGCATCGAGCTGCCGATTCCCCGTGTCGGGTTCCCGCAGGAATTCGCCTGA
- a CDS encoding Threonine synthase, with amino-acid sequence MLLRCVECREPFPLRLQYECTHCGGILETVGHDGVPAFAFGEGQTPLLRARRIEALLPGFTGEIWLKDETRNPSGSFKDRLIAAGLGRALAMGMKGVVCASSGNAGAATAVYAARAGLPAIIIVPAHTPLGKVTQIAAHGAILLLVEGHYSRSYALAKALAEEHGFANLTTTFINPYAVAGLTPVGTEILAQLAGRVPSHVLIPTGSGPLVKGVAQGFAEAGVASRLVAVQAEGCAPIVRAFEDGAPHVIAWGQPDTIASGISDPLIGYERDGTYTLRLVRESGGLAVSVSDDELRTAMQMLAQREGIFAEPTGASPIAALFKLAESGALAAGSSVVCLITGHGFKDMRVYQEMPTTTHRVTDPTDIAAVARLCETAMA; translated from the coding sequence ATGCTGTTACGCTGTGTCGAGTGCCGGGAGCCCTTTCCGCTCCGCCTGCAATACGAATGCACGCATTGCGGAGGTATTCTCGAAACCGTCGGGCATGATGGCGTACCGGCCTTCGCCTTCGGAGAGGGGCAGACGCCCCTGCTGCGCGCCCGCCGTATCGAAGCGCTGCTGCCGGGCTTCACCGGCGAGATCTGGCTGAAGGACGAAACCCGCAACCCGTCGGGCTCCTTCAAGGACCGTCTCATCGCGGCCGGCCTCGGCCGCGCCCTCGCCATGGGGATGAAAGGCGTCGTCTGTGCCTCTTCCGGCAATGCCGGTGCGGCGACAGCCGTCTATGCGGCCCGTGCCGGCCTGCCGGCGATCATCATCGTGCCCGCGCATACGCCGCTGGGCAAGGTGACGCAGATCGCCGCGCACGGGGCCATCCTGCTGCTGGTCGAAGGGCACTACAGCCGATCCTACGCGCTGGCCAAGGCCCTGGCCGAGGAGCACGGCTTCGCCAATTTGACGACGACCTTCATCAATCCCTACGCCGTCGCCGGCCTCACGCCCGTCGGGACGGAGATTCTGGCCCAGCTTGCGGGGCGGGTTCCAAGTCATGTCCTGATCCCGACCGGCAGCGGCCCCCTGGTCAAAGGCGTCGCACAGGGCTTTGCCGAGGCCGGCGTCGCCTCTCGCCTCGTCGCGGTTCAGGCCGAGGGCTGCGCGCCCATCGTCCGGGCCTTCGAAGACGGCGCACCTCATGTCATCGCCTGGGGGCAGCCCGACACGATCGCATCCGGGATCAGCGACCCGCTGATCGGCTACGAGCGCGATGGAACCTATACGTTGCGGCTGGTGCGCGAGAGCGGCGGACTTGCTGTTTCGGTGAGCGACGACGAACTGCGCACCGCCATGCAGATGCTCGCGCAGCGGGAGGGCATCTTCGCGGAACCGACCGGGGCGAGCCCCATCGCCGCGCTGTTCAAGCTCGCCGAGTCCGGGGCGCTCGCAGCCGGCTCGTCGGTCGTCTGCCTGATCACCGGCCACGGCTTCAAGGACATGCGCGTCTATCAGGAAATGCCGACGACCACCCACCGCGTCACGGACCCCACGGACATCGCCGCGGTCGCCCGGCTCTGCGAGACGGCGATGGCATGA
- a CDS encoding Pyridoxal-phosphate dependent enzyme produces MLSAFPRIDLVGGPTPLEPMKRVSQAVGHPQLWVKRDDCMPLAFGGNKVRSLEFWIGEALAQGSDMIVVAGGLASNQCRLTAAAAAKTGLDALVLYAGEASAPLRGNALLTERLGARIRRLGPVGEEERGRLARQAVAELAAAGRRPYLIGDPLRGALGYVRAAQELAEQARSFGLELRHIVLPGSMGPTEAGMIYGAAILGLPWTFHLPSVEYQAEALRLRIEQIVDGLARLVGKAPPSGWQERLRIDVDQLGEGYGIPTPASLLAARRFAALEGLMIEQTYVAKAFSGLLDYVETQAIPRDEAACIIHTGGTPSLFEQG; encoded by the coding sequence ATGCTGAGCGCCTTTCCCCGAATCGATCTTGTCGGCGGCCCCACCCCGCTCGAACCGATGAAGCGCGTGAGCCAGGCGGTCGGCCATCCGCAACTCTGGGTGAAACGCGACGATTGCATGCCGCTCGCCTTTGGCGGCAACAAGGTGAGAAGCCTGGAGTTCTGGATCGGCGAGGCGCTCGCGCAGGGCAGCGACATGATCGTGGTCGCGGGCGGGCTTGCCTCCAACCAATGCCGGCTGACCGCAGCGGCCGCCGCGAAGACCGGGCTCGACGCATTGGTGCTCTATGCGGGAGAGGCTTCCGCGCCGCTGCGCGGCAACGCCCTGCTCACCGAGCGGCTGGGCGCCCGGATTCGCCGGCTCGGCCCCGTGGGCGAGGAAGAACGCGGGCGCCTCGCGCGGCAAGCCGTCGCCGAACTCGCGGCTGCAGGGCGGCGCCCCTATCTGATCGGCGATCCGCTGCGGGGCGCGCTAGGCTATGTGCGCGCGGCCCAGGAACTCGCCGAACAGGCTCGGTCATTCGGTCTGGAGCTTCGCCACATCGTCCTGCCGGGCTCGATGGGGCCGACCGAGGCGGGCATGATCTATGGCGCGGCCATCCTCGGCCTGCCCTGGACCTTCCATCTCCCCAGCGTCGAATATCAGGCCGAAGCGCTTCGGCTCCGGATCGAGCAGATCGTCGACGGGCTCGCCCGGCTTGTCGGTAAGGCCCCGCCATCGGGGTGGCAGGAGCGCCTGCGGATCGATGTCGACCAGCTGGGCGAGGGATACGGCATCCCGACCCCCGCCTCGCTTCTGGCAGCCCGGCGCTTTGCCGCGCTCGAAGGCCTGATGATCGAGCAAACCTATGTCGCCAAGGCCTTTTCCGGGCTTCTCGACTATGTGGAAACCCAAGCCATCCCGCGAGACGAAGCAGCCTGCATCATCCACACGGGCGGGACGCCGTCGCTCTTCGAGCAGGGCTGA
- a CDS encoding conserved hypothetical protein (Evidence 4 : Unknown function but conserved in other organisms), translating into MTPQPSRPPLIAAADKGDMAAIERLLAEGAKVDAKDEAGRTALMVATQQNNLPLARRLIAAGSDVNARDITMLSPYLCAGANGFNEILKLAIASGADPNSVNRFGGTPLLPSSEKGFLRTVRVCLAAGIPVNHANDLGWSALLEAVILGDGGRLYGDVVEALVEAGADQHLKDRDGKSSLEHAQALGQERVLAIFRGEGAAVGPGAAAIRQAKQAEKAERYEEALAIVETALTQHPGDADLSYYKGYYLYELGRNEEAIRVFETVLGANPGAIEFHFYIAYAWRAMKQPDAALAAFDAGVAKQPEALFLRYHKSNYLRELGRHEAAVTVMDELLARDPGRYDFAFHKGNSLRSLGRHEEAITAIEVAIASDPGNPLYRQHKAQSLKLLGREAEAASVSVRAP; encoded by the coding sequence ATGACGCCCCAGCCTTCCCGCCCGCCGCTGATCGCCGCCGCCGACAAGGGCGACATGGCCGCCATCGAGCGCCTCCTCGCGGAGGGGGCCAAGGTGGACGCCAAGGACGAGGCCGGGCGCACGGCGCTGATGGTGGCGACCCAGCAGAACAACCTGCCTCTGGCGCGGCGCCTGATCGCGGCCGGCAGCGACGTCAATGCCCGCGACATCACCATGCTCTCGCCCTATCTCTGCGCGGGCGCGAACGGCTTCAACGAGATCCTGAAGCTGGCGATTGCCTCCGGCGCCGATCCCAACAGCGTCAACCGCTTCGGCGGCACGCCGCTGCTGCCGTCGAGCGAAAAGGGCTTCCTGCGCACGGTGCGGGTCTGCCTGGCCGCCGGCATTCCGGTGAACCATGCCAACGACCTCGGCTGGTCGGCTCTGCTCGAGGCCGTGATCCTAGGCGATGGCGGCAGGCTCTACGGCGATGTGGTCGAGGCTCTGGTCGAGGCGGGCGCCGACCAGCATCTGAAGGACCGCGACGGCAAGTCCTCGCTGGAGCATGCGCAGGCGCTGGGCCAGGAGCGCGTGCTGGCGATCTTCCGCGGCGAGGGCGCTGCGGTCGGGCCGGGTGCCGCCGCGATTCGGCAGGCGAAGCAGGCCGAGAAGGCGGAGCGCTACGAGGAGGCGCTCGCCATCGTCGAGACTGCGCTGACGCAGCACCCTGGCGATGCCGATCTCAGCTACTACAAGGGCTACTATCTCTACGAACTCGGGCGCAACGAGGAGGCAATCCGCGTCTTCGAGACGGTGCTCGGCGCCAATCCTGGTGCGATCGAGTTCCATTTCTACATCGCCTATGCCTGGCGGGCGATGAAGCAACCGGACGCCGCGCTGGCGGCCTTCGATGCGGGTGTGGCGAAGCAGCCGGAAGCGTTGTTCCTGCGCTATCACAAGTCGAACTATCTGCGTGAACTTGGCCGCCATGAGGCTGCCGTCACCGTGATGGACGAATTGCTCGCGCGCGATCCCGGCCGCTACGACTTCGCCTTCCACAAGGGCAACAGCCTGCGTTCGCTCGGCCGGCATGAGGAGGCCATCACGGCGATCGAGGTCGCGATCGCGTCCGATCCCGGTAACCCGCTCTACCGCCAGCACAAGGCCCAGTCGCTCAAGCTGCTCGGCCGCGAGGCGGAAGCGGCGTCGGTTTCGGTGCGCGCTCCATGA
- the fsr gene encoding fosmidomycin efflux pump, whose translation MTVSAPTASLPQRAMMPVLIVLSVTHLLNDMIQSLIPAIYPIIKESYRLDFGQIGLITLTFQVSASLLQPAVGLYTDKHPMPYSMVVGMGFTLAGLIGLSYAGSYGLLLLSAACVGIGSSIFHPEATRMARNASGGQHGLAQGIFQVGGQTGGALGPLLAAFIIVPRGQGSLAWFSVAALVAMVLMVWTAASYARLDKARPPKPVAASAAPARPGKRSVAFAITILVILLFSKNAYSASFTSFYTFYLIGKFGISVQNSQVMLFLFLASSAAGALGGGMLGDRIGRNKIIWFSILGALPFTLILPYADLFWTGVLTILINLIMSSAFAAILIYALELLPGRVGLVGGFFYGLSFGLGGLAAALLGEFADILGIEAVYKICSFIPLVGLLAWFLPRLSEGTHGAKVGH comes from the coding sequence ATGACCGTCAGCGCGCCGACCGCCTCCCTGCCGCAACGTGCCATGATGCCGGTGCTGATCGTACTCAGCGTGACGCATCTGCTCAACGACATGATCCAGTCGCTGATTCCCGCGATCTATCCGATCATCAAGGAATCCTACCGGCTCGACTTCGGCCAGATCGGCTTGATCACACTGACCTTCCAGGTCTCGGCCTCGCTGCTGCAGCCCGCCGTCGGGCTCTACACCGACAAGCACCCGATGCCTTATTCGATGGTGGTCGGCATGGGCTTCACGCTCGCGGGTCTGATCGGGCTCTCCTATGCCGGGAGCTATGGGCTGCTGCTGCTGTCGGCGGCCTGCGTCGGCATCGGCTCCTCGATCTTCCATCCCGAAGCGACCCGGATGGCGCGTAACGCTTCCGGCGGCCAGCATGGTCTGGCGCAGGGCATCTTCCAGGTCGGCGGGCAGACGGGCGGGGCGCTCGGGCCGCTGCTGGCGGCCTTCATCATCGTGCCGCGCGGGCAGGGCAGCCTCGCCTGGTTCTCGGTCGCGGCGCTGGTCGCAATGGTGCTGATGGTCTGGACCGCCGCGAGCTATGCCCGTCTGGACAAGGCAAGGCCGCCGAAGCCGGTTGCGGCGAGTGCGGCTCCGGCCCGGCCGGGCAAGCGCTCGGTCGCTTTCGCGATCACGATCCTCGTCATCCTGCTGTTCTCGAAGAACGCCTATTCGGCGAGCTTCACCTCGTTCTACACCTTCTACCTGATCGGCAAGTTCGGCATCTCCGTGCAGAATTCGCAGGTCATGCTGTTCCTGTTCCTCGCCTCCTCGGCGGCTGGTGCGCTGGGCGGCGGCATGCTGGGAGACCGGATCGGCCGCAACAAGATCATCTGGTTCTCGATCCTGGGCGCGCTGCCCTTCACCCTGATCTTGCCCTATGCCGACCTGTTCTGGACCGGCGTGCTGACGATCCTGATCAACCTGATCATGTCGAGCGCCTTCGCCGCGATCCTGATCTATGCGCTCGAATTACTGCCCGGCCGCGTCGGCCTGGTCGGCGGCTTCTTCTACGGCCTGTCCTTCGGGCTCGGGGGGCTGGCGGCGGCGCTGCTCGGCGAGTTCGCGGATATTCTCGGCATCGAGGCGGTCTACAAGATCTGCTCCTTCATCCCGCTGGTCGGTCTGCTCGCTTGGTTCCTGCCGCGGCTGAGCGAGGGCACGCACGGCGCGAAGGTCGGGCATTAG
- the sodA gene encoding Superoxide dismutase (Mn) 1 produces MTEHSVFSRRAVLGLGTAALAAATAPRVWAQAAAPAAPSSPFSLPKRAYEPNALEPHIDAATMDIHYNRHHAAYVAALNNAAKDNGVIAKASVGELLADLNQLPENLRTLVRNNGGGHANHTMFWEVMGPGAGGTPTGDIAAAITRDLGGFDKFKADFEAAGLRVFGSGWVFVTVDKDGKLALLGKPNQDSPIMEKQMVLFGNDVWEHAYYLKYQNRRADYLKGWWNVVNWAKVNERYAAAKAGKLAI; encoded by the coding sequence ATGACAGAGCATTCGGTCTTTTCCCGCCGTGCCGTTCTCGGCCTCGGCACCGCCGCGCTCGCGGCTGCGACCGCGCCCAGGGTCTGGGCCCAGGCCGCCGCCCCGGCGGCGCCCTCCAGCCCCTTCTCGCTGCCGAAGCGCGCCTATGAGCCCAACGCGCTCGAACCGCATATCGACGCGGCGACTATGGACATCCACTACAACCGCCACCACGCCGCCTATGTCGCGGCCCTGAACAACGCCGCAAAGGACAATGGCGTGATCGCCAAGGCTTCGGTCGGAGAATTGCTGGCCGATCTCAACCAGCTGCCGGAGAACCTGCGCACGCTCGTGCGCAATAATGGCGGCGGCCACGCCAATCACACCATGTTCTGGGAGGTGATGGGTCCTGGCGCCGGCGGCACGCCGACCGGCGACATCGCTGCCGCGATTACCCGCGACCTTGGCGGCTTCGACAAGTTCAAGGCCGATTTCGAGGCGGCGGGCCTGCGCGTCTTCGGCTCGGGCTGGGTCTTCGTCACCGTCGACAAGGACGGCAAGCTCGCCCTGCTGGGCAAGCCGAACCAGGACAGTCCGATCATGGAGAAGCAGATGGTCCTGTTCGGCAACGACGTCTGGGAGCACGCCTATTACTTGAAGTACCAAAACCGCCGGGCCGACTATCTCAAGGGCTGGTGGAACGTGGTGAACTGGGCGAAGGTCAACGAGCGCTACGCCGCCGCCAAGGCCGGCAAGCTCGCGATCTGA
- a CDS encoding Methyl-accepting chemotaxis protein, whose protein sequence is MHALALKADLATLDEPFADIAASADAPVRAPARHETGAERAVREIADRFGKLSAEITDVAGRIGDVTQQFETQTTGLRRVVGAVEQVSRANHAIRQAAEGAQATASVVRSGLERVTGSVKLGLNAAQTDIETLSEEAESMSQALAQAVSDAHKARASSDAIQSITREIQLLSINAGVEAARSGEAGRGFAVIAAAVKTLAEQTREATAASASQLDLLVKAVDALSRRSHENAQTAQRAREGSRTISQQVSEFDSFGRSVVELIGGIEAVSRPTRENAEACAKAGQDLAGLVAGVDASTHILEQAVQRTDALVAISEGILGSIAASGVRTAQSELIATVMETATAIGELFETALARGEVALADLFDEAYRPVPGSDPVQHMTRFVGLTDRLLPPLQEKLLGSNGRIVFCAAVDRNGFLPTHNRKYSQAQGADPVWNNANCRNRRIFDDRTGLAAARNRKPFLLQSYRRDMGGGQFLVMEDLSAPIMVKGRHWGGFRIGLKV, encoded by the coding sequence ATGCACGCACTGGCTCTCAAGGCCGATCTGGCGACCCTGGATGAGCCGTTCGCGGATATTGCTGCCTCTGCCGATGCTCCTGTCCGCGCCCCGGCGCGGCATGAGACCGGGGCCGAGCGTGCCGTGCGCGAGATCGCCGATCGCTTCGGCAAGCTGAGCGCCGAGATTACCGACGTGGCCGGCCGCATCGGCGACGTGACCCAACAGTTCGAAACCCAGACCACAGGGCTCCGGCGCGTCGTCGGCGCGGTCGAGCAGGTTTCGCGCGCCAACCATGCGATCCGGCAGGCCGCGGAGGGCGCGCAGGCCACGGCGTCGGTGGTGCGCAGCGGGCTCGAACGCGTCACCGGTTCGGTCAAGCTCGGCCTCAACGCGGCGCAGACGGATATCGAGACGCTGTCCGAGGAGGCAGAGTCGATGTCGCAGGCGCTGGCCCAGGCCGTCAGCGACGCGCATAAGGCGCGGGCGTCCAGCGACGCCATCCAGTCGATCACGCGCGAGATTCAGCTCCTGTCGATCAATGCCGGCGTCGAGGCGGCGCGCAGCGGCGAGGCGGGCAGGGGCTTTGCCGTCATTGCCGCCGCCGTGAAGACATTGGCCGAACAGACGCGCGAGGCCACCGCCGCGAGCGCCAGCCAGCTCGACCTGCTGGTCAAGGCCGTCGACGCGCTCTCGCGCCGCAGCCATGAGAACGCGCAGACCGCTCAGCGCGCGCGCGAAGGTAGCCGGACGATCTCGCAGCAGGTCAGCGAATTCGACAGCTTCGGCCGCTCGGTGGTCGAACTGATCGGTGGGATCGAGGCGGTCTCGCGGCCGACGCGGGAGAACGCCGAGGCCTGCGCCAAGGCCGGGCAGGACCTCGCCGGGCTCGTTGCCGGCGTCGATGCGTCGACCCATATCCTCGAACAGGCGGTGCAGCGCACGGACGCGCTGGTCGCGATCAGCGAGGGCATCCTGGGCTCGATCGCGGCCTCGGGTGTCCGGACGGCGCAGTCGGAGCTGATCGCGACGGTCATGGAGACGGCGACGGCGATAGGGGAGCTGTTCGAGACGGCGCTGGCTCGCGGAGAGGTGGCGCTCGCCGATCTGTTCGACGAGGCCTATCGGCCGGTGCCGGGCTCGGACCCGGTCCAGCATATGACGCGTTTCGTCGGCCTGACCGACCGGCTTCTGCCGCCGCTGCAGGAGAAGCTGCTGGGCTCGAACGGGCGGATCGTGTTCTGCGCGGCGGTGGATCGCAACGGCTTCCTGCCGACGCATAACCGCAAATATTCGCAAGCCCAGGGCGCGGACCCGGTGTGGAACAACGCCAACTGCCGCAACCGGCGCATCTTCGACGATCGCACCGGGCTTGCCGCCGCCCGCAACCGCAAGCCCTTCCTGCTCCAGAGCTACCGGCGTGACATGGGCGGGGGGCAGTTCCTGGTGATGGAGGATCTCTCGGCGCCGATCATGGTGAAGGGGCGCCACTGGGGCGGCTTCCGGATCGGACTGAAAGTGTAG
- a CDS encoding Response regulator receiver domain-containing protein, with amino-acid sequence MHIAPSFPNLSVLLIDPSQHYRRIVRTMLYQAQLNRIFEASDLSSAASTFIQKQPNIVILDWDLPDGGSVKCLAAIRSFKTSPFAKAPVLVMMERPDRRSVVQAAKLGAHEIITKPISPNNLWLHLSGVINVPRKYREATGKISLVPRTISNNMF; translated from the coding sequence ATGCATATCGCGCCTTCCTTCCCCAACCTGTCGGTGCTGCTCATCGACCCGAGCCAGCACTACCGGCGCATCGTCCGCACGATGCTGTATCAGGCGCAGCTCAACCGCATCTTCGAGGCGTCGGACCTGTCGTCGGCCGCGTCGACCTTCATCCAGAAGCAGCCGAACATCGTCATCCTGGACTGGGACCTGCCCGATGGCGGCAGCGTCAAATGCCTGGCCGCGATCCGCTCCTTCAAGACCTCTCCCTTCGCCAAGGCGCCGGTGCTGGTGATGATGGAGCGGCCGGACCGGCGCTCGGTCGTGCAGGCCGCGAAACTCGGCGCGCATGAGATCATCACCAAGCCAATCTCGCCCAACAACCTGTGGCTGCATCTTTCCGGCGTCATCAACGTGCCGCGGAAATACAGGGAGGCTACCGGCAAGATCAGCCTGGTGCCGCGCACCATCAGCAACAACATGTTCTGA
- a CDS encoding STAS domain-containing protein, whose translation MVITVSLPPFLGRSEAATFRNQLLVALEQKESISVECAEVGPLPSLWIQLLHSAATSAKARGLSVTLKAASSECRESLRTIGFDAAHSALVLE comes from the coding sequence ATGGTCATCACCGTTTCGCTACCGCCTTTCCTCGGCCGTTCCGAGGCCGCGACGTTCCGCAACCAATTGCTCGTCGCGCTGGAGCAGAAAGAAAGCATCTCCGTCGAATGCGCCGAGGTCGGGCCGCTGCCGAGCCTCTGGATCCAGCTTCTCCATTCCGCTGCCACCAGCGCCAAGGCGCGGGGGCTTTCGGTCACGCTCAAGGCGGCCTCGTCCGAGTGCCGCGAATCCCTGCGGACGATCGGCTTCGATGCCGCTCACAGCGCTCTCGTTCTGGAGTGA
- a CDS encoding Chemotaxis regulator - transmits chemoreceptor signals to flagelllar motor components CheY, producing the protein MKILAIDDTKTLLSLLSLTLRNAGHEVAEAENGEDGLNKFDQFKPDLVITDLNMPVMDGIEFTRACRARQAGQNTPIIVLTTENGAEIKAEGRRAGASAWMVKPFEPNTLLGLVARYQN; encoded by the coding sequence ATGAAAATCCTGGCCATCGACGATACCAAGACTCTGCTCAGCCTGCTCAGCCTGACGCTCCGGAATGCCGGCCACGAAGTGGCGGAAGCTGAGAACGGCGAGGACGGGCTCAACAAGTTCGACCAGTTCAAGCCCGATCTCGTCATCACCGACCTCAACATGCCTGTCATGGACGGCATCGAGTTCACCCGCGCCTGCCGCGCGCGGCAGGCCGGCCAGAACACGCCGATCATCGTGCTGACCACCGAGAACGGCGCCGAGATCAAGGCGGAGGGCCGCCGGGCCGGCGCCAGTGCCTGGATGGTCAAGCCGTTCGAGCCCAACACGCTGCTCGGCCTTGTCGCGCGCTATCAGAACTGA